The Vulpes vulpes isolate BD-2025 unplaced genomic scaffold, VulVul3 Bu000000733, whole genome shotgun sequence DNA window gctgccgccgccgccgccgccgccgccgccgccgccgccgccgccgccgccgccggtgcctctgctgctgctgcagctcgagcatccgggagccgccgccgccggtgcctctgctgctgctgctgctgctgcagctcgagcatccgggagccgccgccgccagcgctgCGTccaccgccgccgcctcccctgcCAGGACCCCGAGACACCCCGAGCGCGAGCGGCGGCTGCTGCTTGCCtgcgccccctctgccccccctcccttccgtgacctgcccacccctgcagccctcgCCTGCACCTTCTCCAACACCCCGGATTCCTGCACCACCTgctcgggcagccccggcgggCTCTGGGACTTGCGGTGCGAGCCGAGGGGAAGGCGAGCTCCGACCCGGTGCCTGCCTGACGGGCTGTCGCGgctgcaccaccaccagcagcagcagcagcagcaggagacactCTTCCGCCCACCGCAACCCCATTCTGCGGGTGCGTCGCAGCTGCCGCTTCTGCTGCCTCCAGTCCGGGTCCGAGGGTTCGAGCACCGCAGCGGGGACCGAGGGTCCAGCCAGGAGGACGCCGGCGGCCCCTGCACTCTGGGGCCCCCGTCACCAGCATCTTCTCGCCCCCTCGTTCCTTCCCAGCCCCTTAGAGAAGGGACCGTGACCTGGAGACGCGGCGCCGTCCTCCGCTTCTACAGCGTCTGCGGGCTCCTCTACCAGGTCATCCCCGCCCCGCCGAGGGAGCATCAGCTTCACGCCCTTCCCCATCACGCCCACTGCACCCCGCATTTCCACTCTGCCCCTTCCAGTCCCCTAGTCCCCGGCgatgtgcaccccccccccctacTCCCCGgtgcggcaggggcggcggcagTTGGCTCCAGCCCTCGGGTCTCCGGCCCTGGCTCAGCCTTGCgctcccagcaggcagccccGTGCGCGGCCCCTTCCGCCTCTTCACCCACCTGAGCTGCCTCCATCCCTCACTCAGTCCCCGccagcagcaccccccacccctcccgccttCCGGCGGGCACTTGGCGCCTTCTCTGAACAtcacaccctcccacccacccccaccggccacctcccacatcacgctcctgacccgccctctccaccctcctcctcgcTCTCACCTCCCCCTTTCCGGGTCgccttgctcttttctctgcttcccaccatCACATCCGTGTGTCTTTGAAAAGTGAGTGAGAGCCTGGGAGCGAGCTACGGAGACGGCGAgaacagcagcagcggcagcgccATGTGCACTGCAGTGACATCCCCGGGGGCAGGTGTGTCGTGAGACGTGTCATGCACCTCCGAAAGGAGAGGAGACTGTCTGGGATGTAAAAGagcgagagaaaggaagaaggaaaagaaaaagaaaaagggggtaaggagagagagaataaatcaagaaataaacaagggaaaggggaagggaaaagttAAAAGACTCAAAGCTACTTTATCAAcaagcctgttttttaaaattaatcagcctgtctggttttcttttcctctctgttctttttttttttgttttccttttttctttaagcaaagaaATCTACGCACCTAAGCAGTTACTTTACTGCGAAGGGATTTCCCCTCGGATTCCCGACCTCTCTATGGCTCTGCTCCTGCCGCTTCTTTCCGTCATTAATATTGTCCTTTCACGTGCAATGTACGAACCCCTGCGACCGCGGTGGGGGGAACCGCACAAAACGCTGTTATGATGCAAATCACTGGGTTTGGATGCAGAGCGGCTGGGGAACCGGGGTGCACTTTTCCTCAGATCCTCCCtcttgcaggaggaggagggggccctgtggaaggggaggaggacgcggGTGATGAAGTGAATGGCCATGTGCGGAGTAGGAGGGCGTGGGGAGAGCGCACTTGGGGGGTGGTGAGGCGGAGGcggcaggccagggctgggggggccgggccggggggaggAAAGTTGTTGCTTTGAAGAGAGGAGTCATACAGGGATGCGGGAGTGAGAtacaggaaggatggatgggaaaTGATGGACTATAGGATTTTCAAAGctaggtgactcttgatttcttgctAAATCTTTGCCCACCTCTAACCCCTCTGTCGTCATTTCTGTAGTTGTGGGAAGGATAAGTTGATCAAATGTATTTGTCCCTTGgtaaaatgaatctggaagtaaGACACAAGTAGACCGCAGGCGTGCAAAACCCAATTGGCCTTTGGAGGATTTAAATGAGGTCAATGAACCGTCTTTCAGCAAGTCCTTGGAATGCATCCTGCCTCCTATCTTGCAGGATATGGACtgggatggattttatttatgcatatttatgatGTGAAGGAAAACAGAGTGGACAGAGTTTTTCTGAATTAACTAACTGACCTTGCGGAGGTATTTCTTAccatcttttttgtgttttatgttaaatgtaaattccagatatgaaatGTGCCAGCATCCCCGAGAAAGCCGGCAGCCTTCTCCCTGCTTACGCTGCCTCCTCCCATTTCCCACCATTCGCACTCCCACCTTCTCACAAGTACCCCGGGAGGCTGACACATCACTTGGGTCTCTAATCCATGCTGAAACGTGTTCCTAGATGCCCTATTTCACCTCTCAGTAACTTGCATTTCTcaactctgcatgtgtgtgtgtgtgtgtgtgtgtgcgcgcgcgcgc harbors:
- the LOC140596696 gene encoding uncharacterized protein; amino-acid sequence: MSSTEGELSGAYIWIPSDFAPWRGAVKAGEGLPCEVGARRVQGGETVGGVWAGVGSSLPQGSLRSQLVSPGACLLPPPPLIGQAREAGALPLAGGCVCPCQGGGGVSAALSLPLGLALGRAAAAAAAAAAAAAAAAAAAGASAAAAARASGSRRRRCLCCCCCCCSSSIREPPPPALRPPPPPPLPGPRDTPSASGGCCLPAPPLPPLPSVTCPPLQPSPAPSPTPRIPAPPARAAPAGSGTCGASRGEGELRPGACLTGCRGCTTTSSSSSSRRHSSAHRNPILRVRRSCRFCCLQSGSEGSSTAAGTEGPARRTPAAPALWGPRHQHLLAPSFLPSPLEKGP